In Miscanthus floridulus cultivar M001 chromosome 5, ASM1932011v1, whole genome shotgun sequence, one genomic interval encodes:
- the LOC136452512 gene encoding GTPase activating protein 1 has translation MLHHLVGLVKVRVLRGVSLAIRDLRSSDPYVVVRIGKQKLKTRVVKKSTNPEWNEELTLSIEDPAVPVRLEVYDKGTFVDDTMGNAEVDIRPLVEVVKMKLQDVADKTIVKKLVPNRQNCLAEESSIYVSEGKVKQDLVLRLRNVECGEIELQLQWVDLPGSRGV, from the exons ATGCTGCACCATCTCGTCGGGCTGGTGAAGGTGCGCGTGTTGAGGGGAGTGAGCCTCGCCATCCGCGACCTCCGATCCAGCGATCCCTACGTCGTCGTTCGCATCGGCAAGCAG AAACTGAAGACACGGGTGGTGAAGAAGAGTACCAATCCGGAATGGAACGAAGAACTCACGCTCTCTATTGAAGACCCTGCAGTTCCTGTCAGACTG GAAGTTTATGACAAGGGCACTTTCGTGGATGATACAATGGGTAATGCAGAGGTGGACATCCGCCCATTAGTCGAGGTTGTGAAGATGAAACTCCAGGATGTTGCCGACAAAACCATAGTAAAGAAACTGGTGCCGAACAGACAGAACTGCCTTGCAGAGGAGAGCTCGATATATGTATCGGAGGGGAAGGTGAAGCAAGACCTGGTTCTACGGCTAAGGAACGTAGAGTGCGGGGAAATAGAGCTCCAGCTTCAGTGGGTCGACCTCCCTGGCTCTAGAGGTGTATGA